A window of the Sphaerobacter thermophilus DSM 20745 genome harbors these coding sequences:
- the nhaA gene encoding Na+/H+ antiporter NhaA, producing the protein MRPVRRVITPLEEFIHSEVSGGIVMLLAAAVALIWANSPWSESYTDLWHTPLRIGLNGTGLTLTLHQWINDGLMAIFFLVVGLEIKRELLVGELASPRQAALPVAAACGGAVTPALIYLALNAGTDMVRGWGVPMATDIAFALGVLALVGSRAPIGLKVFLTALAIVDDLLAVLVIAVFYTSDLNWGALAAGGGILLLLLAANLARVSQPMVYAVLGIGLWFAFLQSGVHATVAGVLLALTIPARNRIDPTEFLDRAGAALEEFRDACEPGRSVLSNERHQQALHALRAAVGHVQPPMQRLEDALHPWVAFLIVPLFALANAGVSLGGDLRAAFSGTVTLGVLLGLVIGKQIGITLTTWLAVRTGLSSLPEGVSWRHLHGAATLGGIGFTMALFIAELAFVDEAHLTMAKLGIFIASLISGILGWILLRLTPATHPRHAVHAAD; encoded by the coding sequence GATCGTCATGCTGCTCGCGGCCGCCGTCGCGCTCATCTGGGCCAATTCGCCCTGGAGCGAGAGCTACACCGACCTGTGGCACACCCCGCTGCGGATCGGGCTCAACGGCACCGGGCTGACCCTGACCCTCCACCAGTGGATCAACGACGGCCTGATGGCCATCTTCTTCCTCGTCGTCGGCCTGGAGATCAAGCGGGAGCTGCTGGTCGGCGAGCTGGCCTCGCCGCGGCAGGCGGCGCTTCCGGTGGCGGCGGCTTGCGGTGGAGCTGTCACCCCGGCGCTGATCTACCTCGCGCTCAATGCCGGGACCGATATGGTCCGCGGCTGGGGCGTCCCGATGGCGACGGACATCGCCTTCGCGCTCGGCGTCCTCGCGCTGGTCGGGTCGCGCGCGCCGATCGGGCTCAAGGTATTCCTGACGGCGCTCGCTATCGTCGATGACCTCCTGGCCGTCCTGGTAATCGCGGTCTTCTACACCAGCGACCTCAACTGGGGAGCCCTGGCGGCCGGGGGCGGGATCTTGCTCCTGCTGCTCGCCGCGAATCTGGCGCGTGTCTCGCAGCCAATGGTCTACGCCGTGCTCGGGATCGGCCTGTGGTTCGCGTTCCTTCAGTCGGGCGTCCACGCGACGGTTGCCGGGGTGCTGCTGGCACTGACCATCCCGGCGCGGAACCGGATCGACCCGACGGAGTTCCTCGACCGGGCAGGCGCCGCGCTGGAGGAATTCCGGGACGCCTGCGAGCCTGGGCGAAGCGTCCTCTCCAACGAGCGGCACCAGCAGGCGCTCCACGCCTTGCGGGCCGCGGTAGGACACGTGCAGCCGCCGATGCAGCGGCTGGAAGACGCGCTCCATCCGTGGGTCGCCTTCCTTATCGTGCCGCTGTTCGCGCTGGCGAATGCAGGCGTCTCGCTCGGGGGTGACCTGCGCGCGGCCTTCTCCGGCACCGTCACGCTCGGTGTGCTGCTCGGCCTCGTCATCGGCAAGCAGATCGGCATCACCCTGACCACGTGGCTGGCGGTGCGGACCGGGTTGAGCAGCCTGCCGGAGGGGGTCAGTTGGCGTCACCTGCACGGCGCGGCCACGCTGGGCGGGATCGGCTTCACCATGGCCCTATTCATCGCGGAGCTGGCCTTCGTCGACGAGGCCCATCTCACCATGGCCAAACTGGGGATCTTCATCGCCTCGCTTATCTCCGGCATCCTCGGCTGGATCCTCCTGCGCCTCACCCCTGCCACGCACCCCCGCCACGCCGTCCACGCGGCTGACTGA